aattatatcatcgtatatatagatgaaatatatagatttataattctaattatgaaataatttataCTCTAACAAATTTAATAAGTTTTTAACATAGCCAAATGCTAGAAAATtacaataatccaaaaatatatatagttCCTTCTGGGATGTGTTAGAGTCACCCATGTCATTCTTCTGGAATGACAAACATTTTATGAGTATATTACAATTCTTTTACATAAAAACACACAAATTTCTTTGTGAAATCCTTCTGGAATACTTCACTATTATTGATCAAATCCATCTAGAATTCGATAATATAGGTGatgcaatcatttttcaaatttttaacttaacagatgcaatccttctagaattcaataatattatagatgcggccttttaaaggtgattggacgttgaattcttctggaattcatcaattattgataaacacaataatcaattaaactcaatctttgaacaataatttggagatagtttaatattagtttttagttctacaaatatcacatcacaaactatttccataaacaacggtcaagaaaaattattctttgtgcaatccttcagggatgcttgaatattaaattaacacttttatgtgttaaaatttaATTCCGGGAAAACATATagaaatgctttaatgttaaattcttccggaatttaacaagaatgatcaaagaaatctaatattattgtacaaggtaaatcaatttctctacaaaatatataaaaaaataaatatatttatatgaagaaaaaatagtaacaaaatcatgaattatattatattggttcaaatatattaagattagaaaaataaCGTAGAACCTGGCTATATCATCACTCGTgttgtagagtatcgtgctgataacgtgttataaaactaactaaaacaatagagagatcaaagGGAGGAAGAGAATGGAGAaactaatattgtattatcttcttctAAAAGTATCATTTACATCACTATATGGGTCTTATTTATAGGATCCAAGTGAGATGGAAAATCACATATATTAAtggggaataggaagatgaaaaagaagaataagaatGGACATCCACATTAATCTTTATTCATAACaggtttttatatattaatttgatGATTACAAAAATTTAGAATGTTCTTTATCGGAAATAGACAAGTAACAAACGAGTCTTTAAATTATTAATCTTGTATTTTATCTGCATATATATTTTGAACCACACATATGTTACGTGAACTTTGTATATATCAGATTTTTTGTCCCAATGCTTGTCCACATTTGTCTTGTCCATATATTTATTTCCTattatttctttcaaattcacaTCCAAAACATATTGATAAGTTTACAAGTAATTAACAAGAAAAATGGCAGAAACAAAGTTGAGCAGCTTCAAAGATAAAAGATGGTCACTCCAAGGAATGACAGCTCTAGTGACCGGTGGAACCCGAGGCATAGGGTCAGTTCTTATACAAATTTTCTCTCTTTTGAGAACATGTAATTTATCATgttcatttttttctctcttttgtaTTATGAATTAGGTACGCTATtgttgaagagttagcagaattTGGAGCAGCAGTGCATATATGTTCACGTAACGAAGATGATGTTAACAAATGTTTGGAAGACTGGAAAAGAAAAGGGTTTAATGTAACAGGATCAGTATGTGATTTACTTTTCCGTGACCAACGTGAAAAATTAATGGAAACTGTTGCATCAGTGTTTAATGGAAAACTCAATATTCTAGTAAGAGTTTATCATACACATTCGATTTGAAAAATAATGAATAATTCACTCTAAATTTTTCTTTAACTATTTATACTGATTAACAATGTTTGTTAGGTGAACAATGCTGGGACATTTACTCCTAAATCTATCTTAGATTATACCCAAGAAGATGTAGCAACTATAATGAATACGAATTTTGTGTCTGGTTACCATTTGTGTCAACTTGCACATCCACTTCTAAAAGAATCCGGATATGGAAGCATAGTATTCATATCCTCAATTGGAGGTCTGAAAGCCTTTGATGTTTCTTCTGCATATGCAGCTTCTAAAGGTGTGTTTATTTACTTACATATATATCCTATAACTATGAACTGAATTGTAAAAGAtgattagtattttcagtttaataAAATTCTATGTAGGAGCTATGAATCAGTTTGCTAAGAACGTAGCATCGGAATGGGCAAAGGATAATATTCGGGCGAATGTTGTGGCACCTGGACCTGTCAAGACCTTACTTTTAGAAAATGCTATGGTATATATACATATCCTGATATAATGTTTTTAATCTCTATTTATTAAGCTCATGTGATTTCGATACGATTTCTCTTGTTACAGAAATTATCTGAGGGAGTGGATAATGTGGTTGAAGATATAGTGTCTAAATCGCCGGTTGGTAGGATGGGAGAATCTAAGGACATATCAGGATTGGTTGCATTTCTTTGTCTTCCAGCTTCTTCACACATAACCGGACAAATTATAGCTGTAGATGGAGGTTTCACTATGTAAACtttgaattttataattattagtaaTTCTATCAAATGAACTAAACTTCAAGGGGTTATTATCTTTGTTGTAATAAGTTTTTTTTGCAAAGAGTTTAGAGTTTCAGTCatgattttatttatgttttcttttatttttatttgttgcaTTAGTAATGTATGGAAGGCTAAAGGAGAAGACGGttgattctttttaattttatgatataatgatataatatttttgttgtgtggtggaacaaaaataatatatgttgGGAGAATGAACTCGTTTGATACCCCGCTGACAGCTTTAGATATGGCGGAACAACTAGGATTTGTAAAGTTAGCACTCAAACGTTCAAACTATTGAAGTCAAAGAGATTCAGTAGTTACTGATCGTTACTTGGTTCAGTTGTGATTGACACTAgatttggtagggaggattacggttcgtgaaggatagaaaaacacttagaaaggggggggattgaataagtgtgactttaaatcttggacgataaaaataaaatgcacaattatttttatcctggttcgctgttaacgaagctactccagtccacccccgcagagatgatttacctcaacctgaggatttaatccactaatcgcacggattacaatggttttccacttagtccgcaactaagtcttccagagtcttctgatcacacactgatcactccaggaacaactgcttagataccctctaagacttttctagagtctactgatcaacacgatcactctaggcttagttcactcctaagacttccctagagtattctgatcaacacgatcactctagttacaaactgctcagccaactgctaagacttcctagagtatactgatcacactgatcactctagttccttacaacttaatgtaattctaagagtattacaaatgcttcttaaaagcgataatcacaactgtgatatttctcttatcgtttaagcttaatctcactaatatattacaacagcaatgtagtgagttgatgaagattctgagctttgattgaacagcgtttcagcaagtttgatattcacagaatagatgtagaaattggtaaccttgcttctcatcagaacttcatatttataggcgttgagaagatgaccgttgaatgcatttaatgctttgcgtgttccgtacagcatcgcatttaatgttatacgcttttgtcaactacctcgagccttgttcacgctgtgtctactgacgtagcctttagtagcttttaacgttccttttgtcagtcagcgtagtctgccacctgtacttccttctgatctgatgtttgtgaatacgacgtttgaatatcatcagagtcaaaacagcttggtgcatagcatcttctgatcttctgaccttgaagtgcttctgagcgtgataccatcttctgatcttcagtgcttctgatctcatgttcttctgatgcttccatagacccatgttctgattctgcttcgaccatcttctgatgtcttgccagaccatgttctgatgttgcatgctgaaccatttgagatacaacttctgagcgctgaattatgcgtactctttatatatatttcctgaaagggaaattgcattggattagagtaccatattatcttaagcaaaattcatattattgttatcatcaaaactaagataattgataagaacaaatcttgttctaacaatctccccctttttgatgatgacaaaaacatatataaatgatatgaatttgcgatcagaaagagtagacggcaaaagacaaattacacagctatagcataagcatatgaatatgtctccccctgagattaacaatctccccctgagataaataatctccccctgaaataaatactcgaagaactttgataaaagacttccctgattatttcggtagagacgatcatataagcttctgccttcagagaattcatagcttctgacttctgcttccattggacagcttcagaacttgaatttctttagatccttagaacactcacagcttctgattcctgcttccatcgtggacagcttcagaacttgaatttctttgatcttcagaacattcacagcttctgacttctgcttccattcaggacagcttcagaacttgaattttctggatcttttagaacattcacatcttctgatttctgcttccctcggatagcttcagaactttgaatgtctaccaacatcacttcatgctagatttgtatcagaacattgttgaatgtaccagagcatcatcagagcatctctacatcctgaaatgttacagaacaaaaactaaacgacaaaagtcagcatgaacgagttagaacataaaatgtatgtttgaacacattatatgtatcagagccatataggctgaaataatgtatcagagcaaataatgtatcagagccataacattatatgtatcagagcaaatagaattttgtcagaacaggatagacaatgatattcaaattctattatcagtgcttctgattcattcttctttcttgcttctgatctctgaagcttgacagcactcagcttgcttcagtttccaagagcttattccttttacagaataacgcttcttatggttttgcttctagtgtttgcttctgaagattcacttcacttctctgtacctgcaaaacacttaaaccatgtagaacttgcagttcttgttagtgaatgtgtgggagcctttacccagcaactgatagattaatcaaatcatttatca
The Vicia villosa cultivar HV-30 ecotype Madison, WI linkage group LG6, Vvil1.0, whole genome shotgun sequence genome window above contains:
- the LOC131611825 gene encoding tropinone reductase homolog At5g06060-like isoform X1, with product MAETKLSSFKDKRWSLQGMTALVTGGTRGIGYAIVEELAEFGAAVHICSRNEDDVNKCLEDWKRKGFNVTGSVCDLLFRDQREKLMETVASVFNGKLNILVNNAGTFTPKSILDYTQEDVATIMNTNFVSGYHLCQLAHPLLKESGYGSIVFISSIGGLKAFDVSSAYAASKGAMNQFAKNVASEWAKDNIRANVVAPGPVKTLLLENAMKLSEGVDNVVEDIVSKSPVGRMGESKDISGLVAFLCLPASSHITGQIIAVDGGFTM
- the LOC131611825 gene encoding tropinone reductase homolog isoform X2; its protein translation is MAETKLSSFKDKRWSLQGMTALVTGGTRGIGYAIVEELAEFGAAVHICSRNEDDVNKCLEDWKRKGFNVTGSVCDLLFRDQREKLMETVASVFNGKLNILVNNAGTFTPKSILDYTQEDVATIMNTNFVSGYHLCQLAHPLLKESGYGSIVFISSIGGLKAFDVSSAYAASKVC